Part of the Tachypleus tridentatus isolate NWPU-2018 unplaced genomic scaffold, ASM421037v1 Hic_cluster_2, whole genome shotgun sequence genome is shown below.
CAAAGTTAAATAATGTGAATGTTAAATACAAATAGGTATTTTTCAGGAAtatgttatttctaattttgttcaTTTCAGTTACAAACCTGTGTTTAAagtgtttgttataaaattatttcgtgtaatttgtttttgaaagcaTGTAATGATAAcgtttgtaatattatattttaattaaagcttttcAGGTTTTGTCGCTCCAAATGTCACAAACTTTTTAAAAGGAAACGTAATCCTAGGAAGACTAAGTGGACGAAAGCGTTCAGAAAAGGAGCTGGGAAAGAATTAACCATTGATCCTTCGTTTGAATTCGAGAAGAGAAGACATGTTCCGTTGAAGTACAACAGACAGCTATGGCAAAACACAGGTTGTGTTACATTACATCAAAAACATCTATGTAGCAAAACCTTTGTTTGGAGATAAAAATACCTCATTTCTCAGTGAATAATTCAGCATAATTTCTAGGTTCTTTAGGCTTAGTTCTGAAAATTTAGTTATTCTCTAATTTATTAAAGCTTCTTAACAGGCAAGTTTACCTTGTTAAAGTTCGACAAtgaaatttcattaatataacCTCTTTGTAGTGGTCTAAGTTTACTATATTAACacaggtatttttaatatatcatgaGTGTTATCTTTTCTGTCTGGTGATGACGGAGAGAAGTGCACAATACCGATATAGGAAAATGGAGCAAATACCTATTTGTTTTAGGACTTGTTGTGGAATTGGAAAAGTCCTGTCAagatcaaaacattttttattttccccGTAATATGACGTCATAATAAGTGAGAGTTATTGCTATATGTTTGTAGTGAAAACGTTTCACGTTGAGTTAAAAggaagtatttgtatttttttttttaaatgtaaatgacGACAGTCATTTGGTATATTCTTGATGTACTACaagggttcccaaccttttggcactcacgacatgaaaatgtaattgatgaaataaaattaatgttatcccaagctacttctaacaaggctatgtgactcccctgccaaggctttgcgaccccctgggggtgcgacccaccggttgggaacccctgatgtactataaatgtatttataattttaaaagtacacAAGTAATTGTTTCTAGCCTAAAAAACAAGTACTGTGCAAAAATTAACACTAATTgagtgtaataataatacaacaaaatCATTAATTTGTTTTGCATCATCTTCATACAGTTTGGTTGATGCATTAACATTTAGCTTCAgctgtaattttttatattataatagtaGGATCTAATGAGACTAGGATGGAACTCTAGCAAATACTTTGTCCTGTACATCATATTGCTaaagaacaaatgtttgaaaGATTGTTTTCAGCACTGCACTTCCAAAGTCAGTTATCTTTGTAATCAAAAACtgtttacaaatgtttatgttcataaatatgatttttttatttttactgtgacCATATTTTGGTAGTTAAGATATGAATTTGGCATCTAAAGTTCAAACATCTAATGTTTTCAAAGGTTTGTTGTTGGTTTACAGTTGGTCTTGTCTGTCTATGAATTCACCAAAATTTATACacatacaacagtttattaaatacttttttttcatcAGGTGGTGCTAGTTCTGTCTAAAATATGTAGAACATATGGGCTcgggttttattttgtttgttgttattatcacatcatttacattaaataataaatgatttttgAGTACCATAAGGGTCTGCATCCTGAAACGAAGTTTTTATGtaagtttgtaatatttaaagtattttttctttcatattctctcttttttttttttttttctactcaaGGGTACTATTAATGCTAGTGAAATGAAACATTTAGTTTAGacatatattgttatagtttaTCGTAATCAACAGTTTTAAGTAACTATAaaactggcccagcatggccaggtggttaaggcactcgactcataatttgcaggttgtgggtttgaatttccatcacaccaaacatactcgccctttcatctgtgggggcattataaagtgacggtcaatcccactattcattggtaaaagagtagcccaagaattggcagtgggtggtgataactagctgccttccctctagtgttacactgctaaattagggatggctactgCAGATAGtctttgtagctttgcacaaaattaaaaaacaaattacaatgttttgtgtttgtaatagattattaaatttaaattatatgaagtaTGTTTGATAAAGCAAACAGTGAAGTTACAAGATTTTCTTTAATTCGTAGTGAATGCCATGCAGAAGGTTGAAGATATTAAACAGAAGAGACAGTCACAGTTTATTTTGAATAGGTAAGTTTTTCTGTCtcaaataacagttttaacaCTCCTAGATCAACAAGTTGTttctacaaacatttttatatctgtatgtcagaagaaagaaaaacaacacattacaTACATTACTTtgatttcatatttatttctgttccaatttttatatttcatgtttatatttcatgttgtCAGTATTTCATGCTTATTTCTAtaccagttttaatatttcatgttgtcagtatttcatatttatttctataccagtttttatatttcatgttgtcagtatttcatatttatttctatactAGTCTTTTGATTATAAATTGATAGTATTATCCATCAAGCTGGGTACTGTTCACAGAATTATACACATTAGCTTTATGAAAGTTTTTGTCATAGAATTTCATCAAAATTAACCTCTAATAAAGAATGTAACTGGTCTTCCTTCatattaaattgttataatgAACAAATTCAAACGTTTCCATCAGGAtaatgataaaatacagttgtgttATGATTCTTTTTTGggtgtttcaaaacattttttttctgaagaattttgatgttttagtACTCTATGCTTCATTAgtatatatttgtgtaatttttaacaacaataaacaaataacctCATGCTCgtaagaagtaaaaatattaaactatatttttattgtaactaagTACATGATAAACCTTGCActataacttcatttttattcTCACAAAGAAAATTTGGGTGTTTTTGTTCTGGTTTAGCAATGGTTTCTTCTCTGTTATAAGAACACTTGTTTTGTTCATGATAACAATGTCTTTCTATTTTCTGAAGACTTAAAAAAGGCAAGCAGCTGGAAAAAGAAAAGGACATGAAGGAAGTTCGAAGGGATCTAACCCTCATCAAGAGTCCAGCAGGTAGTTGAATGTTTTATTCATTGAAGAAATTTAGTGTTGCAAGTGACAAACTTGAATCAACCGTGTTTTGTGCTACAGACATGTGCTTACAAAGTTATCAAAGTAGAAAGTCAGTGTgtaatgaaacacttttaattaGTTAAATAATTGTGCTAATGTTTCAGCTTTTTGTCTTTGATTTATAGCTACTgtatattaataactttaaaatagttCAAAATATTAATCTTATCTGTCGTAAAAAAActcaaaagtaatttaaaaaaaaaatgtttattttataactgaaATGGTTCTCAGGTTctgttcattttcatttttcatatctTCCAGCTTCAAAAGTCAAAATGGAGCAGCGGTTAATGGAAGTTGTGGAAGAAAATCCAGACGAGGAAATGGAGGAGAACACTTGACGAGGAAAGAAAAACGTGTTGCACGTGTATCAAGATTAATAACTGAACAAGGCTTAATCGTCTTTCTTAATGATTGTTTTGGCTTGTAAAATGTATGCTTTCAAAAACTTCCATAAATAAACCACAACTTGAAAGATgttccatgttttatttataaataaaccacAACTTGAAAGATgttccatgttttatttataaataaaccacAACTTGAAAGATgttccatgttttatttataaataaaccacAACTTGAAAGATgttccatgttttatttataaataaaccacAACTTGAAAGATgttccatgttttatttataaataaaccacAACTTGAAAGATgttccatgttttatttataaataaaccacAACTTGAAAGATgttccatgttttatttataaataaaccacAACTTGAAAGATgttccatgttttatttataaataaaccacAACTTGAAAGATgttccatgttttatttataaataaaccacAACTTGAAAGATgttccatgttttatttataaataaaccacAACTTGAAAGATgttccatgttttatttataaataaaccacAACTTGAAAGATgttccatgttttatttataaataaaccacAACTTGAAAGATgttccatgttttatttataaataaaccacAACTTGAAAGATGttccatgttttatttgttttgttaattaagcttttttttcttttaacaggtTAAACTTTAACAGGTTAAACTTGAATGGTCTTCTGGTGTTTATAAATACACTAGATCATATGAAGTTGTACACACACTTTAATCTTGATGAATGCACAATTCTCAAGTAGTTTTTATGGTTGTAATTTACTATATCCTCAGGTGATTTGTCTGTTTGTAAAATAGTGGTAGTTGCAGATCATGAGAATTTACTTGACAAGTTAAAAGATAttagtggcctggcatggtcaggtggttaagatacgcgactcttaatccgagggtcgtgggttcaaatccccatcacaccaaacatgctcaccctttcagctgtggggcgttataatgttacagtcaattccactatttgttggtaaaagaatagctcaaaagttggcagtggatggtgatgactagcttaccttccctctagtattacactgctaaattagggacagctagtgcagatagccctcaagtagctttgcatgaaattcataacaaaccaaaccactaggTCACACTGTTTTTTCTTTACATcaaattaagatatttaatacAGCTTAATTAGATGTCCAGCAACACACCTACTATCAGAGAAGGTGTTGAATACCACAAGCTACCCTATTTTATGACtggttgaataaatattttgaaatatgtaaaacatttcacCACTGAAGCAAATATTAAtgatgtaacatattttatcaaatcttaaatttaaaaaatgttagacAACAACAAAATGCTTTAATTAGAAAAGTTTTGTTTACAGGTATtaccttcaaaatatttttatttccgtGTGAAGATGTTACCAactcacaaaatatatttcttcaaaatgGGTTTGTATAATTAAACATGGTCGTGATGCAAAAACTTACTCCTAGACTGCAGATTTTTGTTTGACAATCAACGTGGTTTCTTTAACCCATTGTCTATAGCTGCTCCAAATTCATGCAGAATATTTGGAAGCCACACACAGAATATAATGCACACTCATTCATTTGCTTGAGGCAGACCATACCCTATATGATGAATGAGCAATCAATGGGTATGGGGAAGATCTTCgaaaaaatgaatgtttatgGGTGTGGATGTAATATATCTGGATTTTCACAAAGCATTCAACAAGGTTTCATATAAAAGGCttgttagaaaatatatatatatgtagttgtgAGAAGATGGGTTACCTCATTGGACAAGATTATAAGGAAATTTGTAGCGGTGGCATGCATTAATTTTTCATGCTCAACAGGAAGATTGGCAGACTAGTGGACCCAAATGTAAATTTTGACAGGGCAGTTGCTTATTGAAATGGAGATGTGATAGAAGCAGTAAATTTTAAGGAAAagctttacatttttttaataggTTAGTAGATTGGCCAATAGGTTCCTCTTTGGGCTAAAAATGTCATGCAAGATTAAGATATATTGTTCTATATAAGCAAACtccaatttacaaatatattcaatgttttataatGCAACTTGTATTCAGCTAATATATTTCGTGCCCTACAATTACAATGAGTGCCATACTGTGATATTCTATAAAGGATACCAGTGTACAGTGTAGAGGACGTTTGAAATCTGGAAGCTCAAGTGAAATATAttccaaaatttttattaattttaaaatcataaagatGACATAATAAACACGATCCTTTATCCTGCTatgaaaagtttatttcattGTCATACCACAAGAAACAACTTAaaagtttttgtatgttttttttatggaaGGTAGTCCTGTTACTTTCCCCAACCTCTTCTACATTATGAGGAATACCCTTGtctatatatgtttgttttgaatttcacgcaaagctacacgaggactatgcgctcgccgcccctaattttgcagtgtaagactagagggaaggcagctagtcatcaccacccaccgccaactcttgggctactctttaaccaatgaatagtgggattgaccgtcacattataacgcacccacggctgaaagggcgagcatgtttggtgcgacgggaatgcctCATGAGCAGTAACATAGACTAGTTGTTAGTAAGAAATTAttcttgaaatgtttgtttttgaattttgcgcaaatctatacgagggctatctgctctagtcatccctaatttagtggtacaagactagaaggaaggaagctagtcatcaccacccaccgccagcttttgggctatacttttacaaactaatagtgggattgcccttactttataacgcccccatgactgaaagggtgagcatgtttagtgtgacgggactTTGAACCCGCGGCcgtcgcattacgagtcgagtgcctttaccatctggccatgccctCGAAATGTTGTATTCTGACCCACAAATAAAGTGCATTTGCTTCTAAATGGCAAAATCCTTTGTTAAACGATTATGTAtctattttgtaacttatttcatCACACTTATTGTTTGTCACTGGCTGAATGCgtcttattaaaatacatataatatccGTTAGATAGGTAAAAGAAATGGCTTAAgaagctaaaataaataaacataaagcaACCTTACAACTACATATTAATTATCGTTTTTTAAATGACTTTTGCTTTTGTCGATTCTTTATGACCTTCAGAGATCTCGTGGTATAGTCACAAGGGTGCATGATCCTCAACTTCATGTGCAGAAGAGAACCAAACTTGTAATTTGAAATGCagattattttgtataatttaagtcctcgtatatatatatacatatgtgtgtgtgtataaaatatcggtatatctatatttgtaagacactaattttaaattaaaaactgaacatgaaagttaaaatcaaagaagccatcTTAATTGAGCAATGTAGTTCCACTCTAACCCAAAATCCTGGGACACCAAGATACCAATAACTGTGCAATATAGTTCCACTCTAACCCAGAATCCTGGGATCCCAGGAAACCAATAACTGAGCAATAAAATTGGGAGACAGTTTGAATGGGTAGTAACAGATGTACAGGATTTTGTTATCACACTTTATATACAATCATGTAAACTACTTGAACATGATGATGACAAAATCCTGTCGAAACGTTTAATATCTGTTACTatgttaaatttgtaatatttttcttcatttcccGTTCAAACAGTcttcaaactttatatatttatacttagcTATTAAGCAACATCTAGTCATTGattaaatacatcaatcaaaaggtCAAATACTATGAACTCAGAATCTTTACTTGAG
Proteins encoded:
- the RpL24-like gene encoding ribosomal protein L24-like, translated to MRVEKCYFCSSPMYPGHGIMFVRNDCKLFRFCRSKCHKLFKRKRNPRKTKWTKAFRKGAGKELTIDPSFEFEKRRHVPLKYNRQLWQNTVNAMQKVEDIKQKRQSQFILNRLKKGKQLEKEKDMKEVRRDLTLIKSPAASKVKMEQRLMEVVEENPDEEMEENT